One window of the Clostridium sp. MB40-C1 genome contains the following:
- a CDS encoding YfcC family protein, with amino-acid sequence MFSKKLKMPHTYTLLFGLIILVAILTWIIPSGQFKKEDQVLSGMTKSVIVADTYKQVPKIDDEGNDLRQGPFDVLIAPSKGIQKSAEVIAFIFVLGGAFSILMKTGAIDSGISVVARKFQGKEKLIIVFMMILIGIGGSVIGTSEETIPFYMVFIPLMMSFGYDSLTAIMMIFLASQVGYVGATLNPFSVLVAQGVAGIQGNPQLWFRLIQFIVYMIITITFVLMYAKKVKNDPKKSLVYEDDLKNRDFFLADRESLDKVEFTGRHKVILIGFAVGMGIMIWGLLKKGFYMNEIAAIFLLIGLFSGIVAKFSERDMAETFVEGCKDFAYPAVIIGIASAILVIAEDGMIIDTILNSLANSLRGMPVAVFTTIMLFVQNIIALFVPSSSGQAALTMPLMAPLGDLIHVNKEAIVTAYQAGNGLTNMISPTGGVLMAALGIGRISFSKWIKSVLKVVIVLEITAAIFCAISAYLPM; translated from the coding sequence GCAATATTAACATGGATTATACCTAGTGGACAGTTTAAAAAAGAAGATCAAGTTTTATCAGGAATGACTAAAAGCGTAATAGTGGCAGATACGTACAAACAAGTTCCTAAAATTGATGATGAAGGAAATGATTTAAGACAAGGACCTTTTGATGTGTTAATAGCTCCAAGTAAAGGAATACAAAAATCAGCAGAAGTTATAGCGTTCATTTTTGTATTAGGTGGAGCATTTTCTATATTAATGAAAACAGGAGCAATTGATTCAGGAATTTCAGTTGTAGCAAGAAAATTTCAAGGAAAAGAAAAATTAATTATAGTATTTATGATGATTCTTATTGGAATTGGTGGATCAGTAATAGGAACTAGTGAAGAGACAATACCTTTTTATATGGTATTTATACCTCTGATGATGAGTTTTGGATATGATTCACTAACAGCTATTATGATGATATTTTTAGCATCACAGGTTGGATATGTTGGAGCAACATTAAATCCATTTTCAGTACTTGTAGCTCAAGGAGTAGCAGGAATACAAGGGAATCCACAATTATGGTTTAGACTGATTCAATTTATTGTTTACATGATAATTACAATAACGTTTGTATTGATGTATGCAAAAAAAGTTAAGAATGATCCAAAAAAATCTTTGGTTTATGAAGATGACTTGAAAAATAGAGATTTCTTTTTAGCAGATAGAGAGTCATTAGATAAAGTTGAATTTACTGGTAGACATAAGGTTATACTTATTGGATTTGCTGTGGGTATGGGAATAATGATATGGGGATTACTTAAAAAAGGATTTTATATGAATGAAATTGCAGCAATTTTTCTTTTGATTGGTTTGTTTTCAGGTATTGTTGCTAAATTCTCAGAAAGAGATATGGCTGAAACTTTCGTAGAAGGATGCAAAGATTTTGCATATCCAGCAGTGATAATAGGTATAGCAAGTGCAATTCTTGTAATAGCGGAAGATGGCATGATAATTGATACTATTTTAAATTCATTAGCAAATAGTTTAAGAGGAATGCCAGTAGCAGTATTTACAACAATAATGCTTTTCGTTCAAAACATAATTGCATTATTTGTTCCATCTTCATCCGGGCAGGCAGCTTTAACAATGCCTCTTATGGCTCCACTTGGAGATTTAATACATGTTAATAAAGAAGCAATTGTTACTGCATACCAAGCGGGAAATGGTTTGACTAATATGATATCACCAACTGGTGGAGTATTAATGGCTGCATTAGGAATCGGAAGAATAAGTTTTTCAAAATGGATAAAATCTGTATTAAAAGTAGTAATTGTATTAGAAATAACTGCAGCAATATTTTGTGCCATATCAGCATATTTACCAATGTAA
- a CDS encoding SIS domain-containing protein: protein MKVKEIVEKINLSKENGIKEVFLVACGGSLVDMYASQYFLQSEAKELRVLSYTSNEFVYATPKSLGENSVVIVCSHGGNTPETVEAAKVARENGAATITLTHNKDADLIKHADYNILYVWGNDTSVEDNPMAIILNIVVEILNQTEGYENYDKFIEGLGIVNDVVKRGQKLVAERAKRYAEKYKDESITYILGSGASYGHAYGFSICSLMEMQWMNASSIHSGEYFHGPFEVTDKETLYLLLMNEGRTRELDERALKFLNKYGSKVEVVDCKELGISVIDSSVVEFFNPVVFYSILCVYRGELAKIRNHDLDTRRYMGKVEY from the coding sequence ATGAAGGTTAAAGAAATTGTAGAAAAAATTAATTTAAGTAAGGAAAATGGAATAAAAGAAGTATTTTTAGTAGCATGTGGAGGCTCTTTAGTAGATATGTATGCATCACAATATTTTTTACAAAGTGAAGCAAAGGAATTAAGGGTTCTATCATATACAAGTAATGAATTTGTTTATGCTACACCAAAATCATTAGGAGAAAACTCTGTTGTAATAGTGTGTTCACATGGTGGAAATACTCCAGAAACTGTTGAAGCTGCAAAAGTGGCTAGAGAAAATGGAGCAGCAACTATAACATTAACACATAATAAAGATGCAGATCTAATTAAGCATGCAGATTATAACATACTTTATGTATGGGGAAATGATACAAGTGTAGAAGATAATCCAATGGCAATAATTCTTAATATAGTAGTGGAAATATTAAATCAAACAGAAGGCTATGAAAATTATGATAAATTTATAGAAGGACTAGGGATAGTAAATGATGTTGTAAAAAGGGGACAAAAATTGGTTGCAGAAAGAGCAAAGAGATATGCAGAAAAATATAAGGATGAATCAATAACATATATTTTAGGAAGCGGGGCATCATATGGACATGCATATGGATTTTCAATATGCTCTTTAATGGAAATGCAATGGATGAATGCATCATCAATACATTCAGGGGAATATTTCCATGGACCATTTGAAGTAACTGATAAAGAAACACTATATTTGTTATTAATGAATGAAGGAAGAACTAGAGAATTAGATGAAAGAGCACTTAAATTTTTAAATAAATATGGCTCAAAAGTTGAAGTGGTTGATTGTAAAGAACTTGGAATTAGTGTAATAGATAGTTCAGTGGTTGAATTTTTTAACCCTGTAGTGTTTTATAGCATTTTATGTGTATACAGAGGCGAATTAGCTAAGATCAGAAACCATGATTTAGATACAAGAAGATATATGGGAAAAGTTGAATATTAA
- a CDS encoding fructoselysine 6-kinase, with amino-acid sequence MGEDIMVKVIGLGDNVVDKYEHIRTMYPGGNALNFAVYAKKIGANSAFLGAFGSDKESEHVQNTIHELGLDISKCRHFNGENGCARVTLENGDRVFLGSNEGGVLRENGLNLTQDDLEYIKNFDLLHAGLYGYTEPELDKVKALNIPISFDFSDDFTMEEVERIAPKVNFSFFSCSHLNADEMLSLIIKTYKLGSKIVLATMGEKGALLYDGDKFYKQKPELVEAIDTMGAGDSFITAFLVNYISKTKENKLEKETIIKESLNEAAIFSAKTCLIEGSFGYGKKY; translated from the coding sequence ATAGGAGAAGATATTATGGTTAAAGTTATTGGGTTAGGAGATAATGTTGTAGATAAGTATGAACATATTAGAACTATGTATCCAGGTGGAAATGCTTTGAATTTTGCAGTTTATGCAAAAAAAATAGGAGCGAATTCAGCATTTTTAGGTGCATTTGGATCAGATAAGGAATCAGAACACGTTCAAAATACAATTCATGAACTTGGCTTAGATATTTCAAAGTGTAGGCATTTCAACGGTGAAAATGGCTGTGCAAGAGTAACCTTAGAAAATGGAGATAGAGTTTTTCTAGGAAGTAATGAAGGTGGAGTTTTAAGAGAAAATGGTTTAAATCTTACACAAGATGATTTAGAGTATATTAAAAACTTTGATTTACTACATGCAGGTTTATATGGATATACTGAACCAGAACTTGACAAGGTGAAAGCATTAAATATTCCAATATCTTTTGATTTCTCTGATGATTTTACTATGGAAGAAGTTGAAAGAATCGCTCCAAAAGTCAATTTTAGTTTTTTCTCATGTAGCCATTTAAATGCTGATGAAATGCTCAGTTTGATAATTAAGACGTATAAATTAGGAAGTAAAATTGTATTAGCTACAATGGGAGAAAAAGGAGCATTATTATATGATGGGGATAAGTTTTACAAGCAAAAACCAGAACTTGTTGAAGCTATAGATACAATGGGGGCTGGAGATTCATTTATAACAGCATTTTTAGTGAATTATATAAGCAAAACTAAAGAAAATAAATTAGAAAAAGAAACAATAATTAAAGAAAGTCTAAATGAAGCCGCCATTTTTTCAGCTAAAACCTGTTTAATAGAAGGTTCATTTGGATACGGCAAGAAATATTAA
- a CDS encoding GntR family transcriptional regulator: MLIQDSINPLYQQLADIIRNSIINGELRCGDKIPTEVELSEKYDVSRITVRAAISELVELGYLVKKQGKGTFVTKPKVQRKIEYLSSFTAACEANGLKVTNEVIKREIVEPEIEDKKDLELEDDDKLIYIQRLRFADGEPLMLENNYFSCKRFNFLLTEDLSGSLYELLKKKYDINPSDSHDSGYDRTTIEIAKAVDEEAELLKVQNGEPLFYIKTVIYDDKNRPVHIGKQYVIGDRYKFVIS, from the coding sequence ATGCTAATACAAGACAGTATTAATCCTCTATATCAACAATTAGCAGATATTATACGTAATTCTATAATAAATGGAGAATTAAGATGTGGAGATAAAATTCCAACTGAAGTAGAATTAAGTGAAAAATATGATGTTAGTAGGATAACTGTACGTGCAGCTATTTCTGAATTAGTTGAGTTGGGATATCTTGTGAAAAAACAAGGCAAAGGAACATTTGTAACTAAGCCAAAAGTTCAGCGTAAAATTGAATATTTATCTAGCTTTACTGCTGCTTGTGAAGCTAATGGATTAAAAGTAACTAATGAGGTTATTAAAAGAGAGATAGTAGAACCAGAAATAGAAGATAAAAAAGATCTTGAATTGGAGGATGATGATAAACTAATATATATCCAAAGATTAAGATTTGCTGATGGAGAGCCTTTAATGTTAGAGAATAATTATTTTTCTTGTAAAAGGTTTAATTTTTTACTTACAGAAGATTTAAGTGGTTCTTTATATGAATTATTGAAAAAAAAATATGATATTAATCCATCTGATTCTCATGATTCAGGATATGACCGTACTACAATAGAAATTGCAAAAGCTGTTGATGAAGAGGCAGAATTATTAAAAGTTCAAAATGGAGAGCCATTATTCTATATAAAAACTGTAATATATGATGATAAAAATAGACCAGTACATATAGGAAAGCAATATGTTATAGGAGATAGGTATAAATTTGTGATATCATAA
- a CDS encoding GNAT family N-acetyltransferase: MKEMKVKNEKIIIREAKKSDAKALIEYLNVIGGESDFLTFGIGEFGRSVNQEEEFIENALKKRNALFIIAEINGKIVGNLNFSGGPRQRNAHVGEFGVSILKEYWGNGIGEELIKYLIGWSKSSGIIRKINLRVRTDNTKGINLYKKLGFSEEGIVKRDFWISDEFYDSLLMGLFID; encoded by the coding sequence ATGAAAGAGATGAAAGTTAAGAATGAAAAAATAATAATTAGAGAAGCAAAGAAGTCTGATGCTAAAGCATTAATAGAGTATCTTAATGTTATTGGAGGAGAATCAGATTTTTTAACATTTGGAATAGGGGAGTTTGGGAGAAGTGTGAATCAAGAAGAAGAATTTATTGAGAATGCCCTAAAAAAGAGAAATGCATTGTTCATTATAGCAGAAATCAATGGTAAGATAGTTGGAAACTTGAATTTTTCAGGAGGTCCAAGGCAAAGGAATGCTCATGTTGGCGAATTTGGAGTAAGTATTCTTAAAGAATATTGGGGAAATGGTATTGGTGAAGAATTGATAAAATATTTAATTGGTTGGAGTAAAAGTTCAGGTATAATTAGAAAAATTAATTTAAGAGTTAGAACTGATAATACAAAAGGTATTAATTTATATAAGAAACTTGGTTTTTCAGAGGAAGGAATAGTAAAAAGAGATTTTTGGATTAGTGATGAATTCTATGATTCTTTATTAATGGGATTATTTATTGATTAA
- a CDS encoding helix-turn-helix domain-containing protein, producing the protein MELEWMRKYRNFVEKIIKFGNSYAQSYKTEYNYNTSIKFSASQLQVVEYILENEENHQNMSEIASRLGISPSAFSKNVNKMVKKGLLEKFHTSDNRKDVIIKVSD; encoded by the coding sequence ATGGAACTTGAATGGATGAGAAAATATCGAAACTTCGTTGAAAAGATAATTAAATTTGGTAATTCTTATGCACAATCATATAAAACTGAATATAATTACAATACTTCAATAAAATTTTCAGCATCACAACTTCAAGTAGTGGAATATATTTTAGAAAACGAAGAGAATCACCAAAACATGTCAGAGATTGCTTCTCGACTAGGTATTTCTCCCAGTGCCTTTTCAAAAAATGTTAATAAAATGGTAAAAAAAGGACTATTAGAAAAATTTCATACAAGTGACAACCGTAAGGATGTAATTATAAAAGTATCTGATTAA
- a CDS encoding TetR/AcrR family transcriptional regulator: protein MPRQGLSKEKVVQAAIKYMEETGNRDFTLKELAAYLSIKSAAFYKHITNLAELNYEIEKVAIKKLSEAMEEASIEKRGKDALIALADTYRNYAKTNPILYQILLTSPAANEKLLKDTKRSIGGIYRQILQYYLLSDEETFHLARMLRSAIHGFITFEHADYFQAEVSTDDSFHYMIEHLMDLLPKKTIDSKGGLESESTSD, encoded by the coding sequence ATGCCACGACAAGGATTATCAAAGGAAAAAGTTGTGCAAGCAGCTATAAAATATATGGAGGAAACAGGGAACCGGGATTTCACATTAAAAGAACTTGCGGCTTATTTATCAATCAAATCAGCTGCTTTTTATAAGCACATTACTAATCTAGCTGAATTAAATTATGAGATTGAAAAAGTTGCAATTAAAAAATTGAGCGAAGCTATGGAGGAAGCCAGCATTGAAAAACGTGGAAAAGATGCTTTAATAGCACTTGCAGACACTTATCGAAACTATGCAAAAACAAATCCTATATTGTATCAAATTCTTTTAACATCACCAGCTGCAAACGAAAAGCTATTAAAAGATACGAAGCGTTCTATTGGAGGGATTTACCGACAGATATTGCAATATTATCTTTTATCTGATGAAGAAACTTTCCACTTAGCCCGTATGCTCAGAAGTGCCATACATGGATTTATTACATTTGAACATGCTGATTATTTTCAAGCAGAAGTATCTACAGATGATAGCTTCCATTATATGATTGAGCATTTGATGGACTTACTCCCTAAAAAGACTATTGATTCAAAGGGAGGTCTTGAAAGTGAAAGTACATCAGACTGA
- a CDS encoding MATE family efflux transporter — protein MKVHQTDFGSGSVAKSILDVALPITLAQILNLLYNIVDRIYIGHIPEIGDLALTGVGLCFPIITLIMAFGMLFGSNGGAPLCSVQMGKGDSEEAEKIMGNSFSLLLLTGFIITVIGLIFAKTILYTFGASEITYSYAYDYLKIYLLGSIDVTITLGMNPFINSQGFGRTGMMTVVIGAALNIILDPIFIFGLHMGVKGAAIATVISQMVSAIWIIRFLTGKYAVLKLNWSNMKIEWERVKEITKLGFSGFVMGITTSIGQVVCNKMAFLYGGDLYVGIMTVLNSVREIFSTPLMGFGGGAVPVMSFNYGKGAYFRVKKAISFVTWCGVVFACIVWLLVICFPAMFIQVFNNTPELIQAGIPAIRIYFFGFFLMALHSTGQNTFIALCMAKEATFYSLLRKVFIVIPLTILLPHLWNLGVQGVFLAEPISNVIGGLACYLAMRRKVQVKLREPIQDTLKA, from the coding sequence GTGAAAGTACATCAGACTGATTTTGGTTCTGGAAGTGTGGCAAAAAGCATTTTAGATGTTGCACTTCCTATTACTCTCGCCCAAATTTTGAATTTACTTTACAATATCGTTGATCGTATTTATATTGGACACATACCAGAAATCGGGGATTTAGCATTAACAGGTGTGGGGTTATGTTTTCCTATTATCACGTTAATTATGGCTTTCGGTATGTTGTTTGGTTCTAATGGTGGTGCACCATTATGTTCTGTTCAGATGGGAAAAGGTGATAGTGAAGAAGCTGAAAAAATTATGGGGAATTCATTTAGCTTATTATTATTAACTGGTTTTATTATTACTGTAATTGGATTGATTTTTGCAAAAACAATCTTATATACTTTTGGAGCAAGTGAAATAACTTATAGCTATGCTTATGATTATCTAAAAATTTATTTATTGGGAAGCATAGATGTTACCATAACTTTGGGAATGAACCCCTTTATCAATAGCCAGGGATTTGGAAGAACTGGTATGATGACAGTAGTAATTGGTGCAGCTTTAAATATTATATTAGATCCTATTTTCATTTTTGGTTTACACATGGGGGTCAAAGGAGCTGCTATTGCAACGGTTATTTCGCAAATGGTTTCTGCTATTTGGATTATCAGATTTTTAACAGGTAAGTATGCGGTGCTTAAACTAAATTGGAGTAACATGAAAATTGAATGGGAAAGAGTAAAAGAAATTACTAAGTTAGGTTTTTCTGGATTTGTTATGGGAATTACTACTAGTATCGGACAGGTAGTTTGCAACAAAATGGCATTTTTGTACGGCGGCGATTTGTATGTTGGTATTATGACCGTCTTAAATTCTGTACGAGAAATTTTTTCAACACCTTTGATGGGATTTGGTGGTGGTGCTGTTCCAGTTATGAGTTTTAATTATGGAAAAGGAGCATATTTCCGTGTAAAAAAGGCAATCAGTTTTGTTACATGGTGTGGTGTTGTTTTTGCTTGTATCGTTTGGTTGCTTGTGATTTGTTTCCCTGCTATGTTTATACAGGTATTCAACAATACACCTGAATTAATACAAGCTGGTATTCCCGCCATTCGTATATATTTTTTCGGCTTTTTTTTGATGGCACTTCATTCAACAGGACAGAATACATTTATAGCTTTATGTATGGCGAAGGAAGCCACTTTCTATTCGTTATTGCGAAAGGTGTTTATCGTTATTCCCTTGACAATATTGTTACCGCATTTGTGGAACCTCGGTGTACAAGGTGTATTTTTAGCAGAACCAATTTCAAATGTTATTGGCGGCTTAGCTTGTTATCTTGCTATGAGGCGTAAAGTTCAAGTTAAATTAAGAGAACCTATTCAAGATACACTTAAAGCATAG
- a CDS encoding AAA family ATPase has product MVYLNVFIFPNDDMEFDFLIEEKRMCYDSFYPFKILSKHGFERIDFEPVTILYGGNGSGKSTALNVIAEKTGINRDSIYNKSNFYSDYVNMCKMQLEDDIPRNSRIITSDDVFDYMLNIRNLNEGIDQKREKLFEEYLDAKYSHFQMKSIADYEQLKKVNISRSKTQSRFVRDELIDNVREYSNGESAFRYFIEKIGENGLYILDEPENSLSPKRQMELMKFIEDSARFLGCQFIISTHSPFLLAMRGAKIYDLDENPVDVKKWTELENVRTYYEFFKRYENEF; this is encoded by the coding sequence ATGGTTTATTTAAATGTTTTTATATTTCCAAATGATGATATGGAATTTGATTTTTTAATAGAGGAAAAAAGAATGTGCTACGACTCGTTTTATCCATTTAAGATATTATCAAAACATGGTTTTGAGAGAATTGATTTTGAGCCAGTTACGATTTTATATGGTGGAAATGGTTCAGGAAAATCAACGGCATTAAATGTGATAGCAGAAAAAACAGGAATCAATCGAGATTCTATCTACAATAAATCTAATTTTTATTCCGACTATGTCAATATGTGTAAGATGCAGCTTGAAGATGACATTCCTAGAAATAGCAGAATTATAACAAGTGATGATGTATTTGATTATATGTTAAATATCCGTAACCTCAACGAAGGAATTGACCAAAAACGGGAAAAACTTTTTGAAGAATATTTGGATGCCAAATATTCTCATTTCCAAATGAAGTCTATAGCAGATTATGAACAACTAAAAAAAGTGAATATTTCTAGAAGTAAAACGCAGTCACGATTTGTGAGAGATGAATTGATAGATAATGTGAGGGAATATTCAAATGGGGAAAGTGCATTCCGATATTTTATTGAAAAAATTGGTGAAAATGGACTATACATATTGGATGAGCCTGAAAATAGTCTTTCTCCAAAACGTCAGATGGAATTAATGAAATTTATTGAGGACTCTGCACGATTTTTAGGTTGTCAATTTATTATATCAACACATTCGCCGTTTCTGCTTGCTATGCGTGGAGCAAAAATATATGATCTTGATGAAAATCCAGTTGATGTGAAAAAGTGGACAGAATTAGAAAATGTACGTACATATTATGAATTTTTCAAAAGATATGAAAATGAGTTTTGA
- a CDS encoding response regulator transcription factor has translation MEKILIVEDDKDIRDILKIYLEAEPFEIWEAENGKQAFEVLKDKEPDLVILDLMLPDIDGLILCKNIRTKYKYPIIMLTAKTADQDKIIGLTYGADDYITKPFNPLEVLARVKAQLRRYNEYGEDTKEDNIIYYKGLILDRKSKSVNLNNKELKLTPTEFNLLELLLLNKGQVLSGEEMFHLLWENEYYSKSTNTITVHIRNLREKMQDSFENPEYIKTVWGVGYIIEA, from the coding sequence ATGGAGAAAATTTTGATTGTGGAAGATGATAAAGATATTCGCGATATATTAAAAATCTATTTAGAAGCTGAACCATTTGAAATATGGGAAGCTGAAAATGGTAAACAAGCTTTTGAAGTTCTTAAAGATAAAGAACCGGATTTAGTTATTTTAGACTTAATGCTGCCAGATATAGATGGATTAATACTTTGTAAAAATATACGAACTAAGTACAAGTATCCTATAATAATGCTCACTGCAAAAACAGCAGATCAAGATAAAATAATAGGTCTTACTTATGGTGCAGATGATTATATCACTAAGCCTTTTAATCCACTAGAAGTTCTGGCAAGGGTTAAAGCTCAGCTTAGACGATACAATGAATACGGTGAGGATACAAAAGAAGATAATATTATATATTATAAAGGTTTAATCTTAGACAGAAAAAGTAAGAGTGTTAACTTAAATAACAAGGAATTAAAACTAACACCTACAGAATTTAATCTTCTCGAACTATTATTATTAAACAAAGGACAAGTCCTAAGTGGAGAAGAGATGTTTCATTTACTGTGGGAGAATGAATATTATTCAAAGTCTACTAATACAATAACAGTTCATATTCGAAACTTAAGAGAAAAAATGCAGGACTCTTTTGAAAATCCTGAATATATTAAAACTGTTTGGGGAGTGGGGTATATAATTGAAGCATAA
- a CDS encoding sensor histidine kinase KdpD, translating into MKHKNFKWNYYILAFFIFIGLMLFIDLSLEGTVAEYFERTILYDREKVLSLGGGKATRGTFHWLRLRDILIHMAIVGFILLEITVYFTSRYSQNKERERVINQLEERISLLTKGEVPEKTQELKIIDSQINKIIHENELAKQEVSMEMSKKNDLVTYLAHDLKTPLTSIIGYLTILDEAQVPEDVRQDYIKKLLEKSYRLEELTNQFFDITRFNLQEIPLNKTSIDAQFFLEQLTEELYPLLKEKNLKIDIELHPDMKIYVDGSLFARVLNNLLKNAIAYSHKDSVIKIKGKDEEHGIKLFLENDGDVISQQELKLIFEKFYRRDQSRSQSAGAGLGLAIAREIVQRHDGSLEAESHNGHTVFIITLPKSL; encoded by the coding sequence TTGAAGCATAAAAATTTTAAATGGAACTATTATATTTTAGCATTTTTCATATTTATAGGATTAATGTTATTTATTGATTTAAGCTTGGAAGGAACTGTGGCAGAATACTTTGAAAGAACAATATTATATGATAGAGAAAAGGTATTGTCTTTGGGAGGAGGAAAAGCTACAAGAGGAACATTTCATTGGTTACGACTTAGAGATATATTGATACATATGGCTATTGTAGGTTTCATTCTTTTAGAAATTACTGTTTACTTTACATCAAGATACTCACAAAATAAGGAACGGGAAAGGGTAATCAATCAGTTAGAAGAGAGAATATCTTTATTAACAAAAGGAGAGGTACCTGAAAAAACTCAGGAACTAAAAATAATTGATTCTCAAATAAATAAGATTATACATGAGAATGAACTTGCAAAGCAGGAAGTCTCAATGGAGATGAGTAAGAAGAATGATCTTGTAACCTATTTAGCTCATGATTTAAAGACTCCATTAACAAGCATTATTGGTTATCTTACAATTTTAGATGAGGCTCAGGTCCCAGAGGATGTGCGTCAAGACTATATCAAAAAACTTTTAGAAAAATCCTACCGATTGGAAGAGTTAACGAATCAATTTTTTGATATTACTCGATTTAATCTTCAGGAAATCCCTTTGAATAAAACCTCGATAGATGCACAGTTTTTCTTAGAACAATTAACTGAGGAACTATATCCTTTACTTAAGGAGAAAAATTTAAAAATTGATATCGAGTTGCATCCTGATATGAAGATTTATGTTGATGGATCACTATTTGCTAGAGTTTTAAACAATTTATTGAAGAATGCCATAGCATATAGCCATAAGGATTCTGTCATAAAAATAAAGGGGAAAGATGAAGAGCATGGTATAAAATTGTTTTTGGAAAATGACGGTGATGTAATAAGTCAGCAGGAATTAAAACTTATATTTGAAAAGTTTTATCGAAGAGATCAATCAAGAAGTCAATCAGCAGGAGCAGGCTTGGGCCTAGCTATTGCAAGAGAAATTGTACAAAGACATGATGGATCTTTAGAAGCAGAAAGCCACAACGGGCATACTGTATTTATTATTACTCTACCTAAATCTTTATAA
- a CDS encoding ABC transporter ATP-binding protein: MKLFIDNISKEFKDLKAVDNVKIEFTPGIWGLLGPNGAGKTTLMRMMVGNIKPTKGKIMLDNARIGELGDKYLDKIGYLPQQFGYDKNQSVEDFLHYIGALKGINKELRNERISELLSKFNLSEVRKKKVDKLSGGMKRRVGICQAMLNNPDILIVDEPTAGLDIEERRKFRQYLTTISKEKIVILSTHIVSDIEFIANYLVLMEKGKVIAVGESNSLIKSLDGNVFETVVPENEMARLEKEYRIMNFRNEGVDKVLIRYIADVPLANSKLVSPSLNDFYLSKVKEV, from the coding sequence ATGAAACTATTTATTGATAATATTTCTAAGGAGTTTAAAGACTTAAAAGCTGTTGATAATGTAAAGATTGAATTTACTCCAGGAATTTGGGGGCTCTTAGGACCAAATGGTGCAGGAAAAACCACATTGATGAGAATGATGGTTGGAAATATAAAGCCTACTAAGGGAAAAATAATGCTAGACAATGCAAGGATTGGTGAATTGGGAGACAAGTATCTAGATAAGATAGGGTACTTACCTCAACAGTTTGGGTATGATAAAAACCAGTCAGTTGAAGATTTTCTACATTATATTGGAGCATTAAAAGGAATTAATAAAGAATTGAGAAATGAACGAATTAGTGAATTGTTAAGTAAGTTTAATTTATCAGAAGTTAGAAAGAAAAAGGTTGATAAGCTTTCAGGAGGTATGAAGCGCAGAGTTGGAATATGCCAAGCTATGTTAAATAATCCTGATATTTTAATTGTAGATGAACCCACAGCTGGTTTAGATATTGAAGAGAGAAGAAAGTTTCGCCAATACTTGACCACAATAAGCAAAGAAAAAATAGTTATTCTCTCTACACATATTGTTTCAGACATTGAGTTTATTGCCAATTACCTTGTGCTTATGGAAAAAGGTAAAGTGATTGCAGTAGGAGAAAGTAACTCTTTAATTAAATCACTTGATGGCAATGTATTTGAGACAGTTGTGCCTGAAAATGAGATGGCAAGGTTGGAGAAGGAATATAGAATTATGAATTTCCGTAATGAAGGTGTGGATAAGGTTTTAATTCGTTATATTGCAGATGTTCCATTAGCAAATAGTAAATTAGTTTCACCTTCTCTTAATGACTTTTACCTTTCAAAAGTGAAGGAGGTATAA